gcagtagtctaggcgggagagtaccaagacctggaccaggagctgggtggcgtagtttgtgaggaagggtcggattctttggatgttgctcaggaagaatcggcaagtgcgtgccagagtggagatgtgctgggaataagagaggcaggggtccagggtgactcagaggttcttagcagaggaagagggagagtgtggtagattccagaggaacagagacagagagatcagaggagggggggaggaggaggagggaaagaaaaggaggtcagatttagagaagttgagtttgaggtgatgcgagtgcatccaggaggaaatagcagacagacaggtagagatacgggagggatggtggagtcagacgtggggaaggagaggaaaatctgagcatcatcagcatagaaatggtatgagaaaccataggatgcgatgagggggcccagggagcgggggtagagagagaacaggagaggacccaagactgacccttgggggactcctgttgagagagggcaaggtgtggaggttgttccacgccaggttacctggtaagtgtggttggagaggtaggaggagaactaggccagagcagtgccagagattcccaggtcagcgagaggacaatttatatttgtgttactTTGTAAAACCATAATGCCACACTGATCCCCCAAATCCTCTGTTTTAAAAGGAGTCCTTTAGCCCGACCTGGTTTAAATGTGTACTTTCTTAGATGTTTGTACCCTGCTTTTGAAGAGGACACAGTAAGACAGACTTGCATGCTGTGAATGGCCAGGCCCTTTCAAGCCGACCCACAATTTTTAAGAATATCTACACCTGTTacccttgcatttaaaaaaatataaataaataaatgggtatattggaggctgtgtggtccagtggttaaagaaaagggcttgtaaccaggaggtccccggttcaaatcccacctcagccactgactcactgtgtgaccctgagcaagtcacttaacctccttgtgctccgtctttcgggtgagacgtaattgtaagtgactctgcagctgatgcatagttcacacaccctagtctctgtaagtcgccttggataaaggcgtctgctaaataaacaaataataataacaaatattggTAATTTTCATGAAGGGGGAAATTTCACGTAACACATGAAATAGCATTGTGGCATTTAGAGTTACactatactgtataaatactgctttaaaaaaacactgcatttggTGCAGGTTTCTCTCTTCCCCTGTAATTAATATAAATTACTTGTAAAAGCAGAAATGTTTGCCAGTATGCTATTAAATGAgctgtttttgtattaaatatatacacatatgtgGAAGTTATTATCAGTAACAAGCCATAGAAAATCACCACAGGCAGGAAAAACTAAGCCCTCCTGGCAAAACCCATTTTGCCCAAGAAagtgaattaattaaaaatgacttATTGTGCACTGCAGTATTTATCTAGTTTTGGTTAAATACAACTTTTACACTTGTATATACAAATTTAAAGCAAAtgactttttttcccccaccaAGAAAAATAATTTTTTCAGAGGCTTTTTTTTGCCCTTCCCAATTTAACGTACAGTATAGTATACCTCTCTCTTGACTGACATATAAAGCAGTCAGTGGCTAAAGCCATGTGATCCTCACATGATCTCCCCTACCAGGAAGACAAGGCAGCTCAAGAGATTGAACAGTCCTCATGCACCTCACTAAACGAAACTAAAGTGACAGAGGAGACAATTGAAAGCGTTCTGTTTGGCCTACATTTgtcatagacaaaaaaaaaagacacctcTATATGTTTTCCTGCTTACATCAGTGCATTTCCGCAAGCAATCATAAGTTCCAAGCACTTGTGAAAACCATTTTACTTCAAAACAAATCCAATGAGCGATTCACTTGAAAGTATCAGTAGTTTTCCTGGAAATACTCGTCTGAGGATCACTATTCATTTTGAACcccatgttcattttaaaacatccctGAATGAAACATTACGTGGTTGTCTGCTTTAGGAATCCCAAAGTACCTTTTTTCTTAACTGTATGCAAgagcaaataatatatatatatcttgtactacataacagacaaacaaacatataGTCTCAACATTGATTTGAAATGGGGCATCTCCCGCATACAGTGGTTTTAGCAGGTTGGGAGCTTCTCGGGCGTGCATGTAGCAAACAATTGCACGATTGGTAGGTTTCAAAAGACCAGATGACGCTGCTATTTTTCTTGACCGGAATCTTTCAGTAGGCTCGTTTCAGGACTGAGAGGATCCACGTCCGCCCAGTATGGCAGGATCAGGGGCAGGCTGGCCACTCGCTTCTCCAGTAGACGCCACAGGTGCAGTGCGACAAACTCATTCCCTTTGTCTGACAAGTGAAGTCCATCAGACAAATACGAGGAAAACTCCTGGGAGCAAAGAAAAACAAGAGCTTTCAATTCCCATATCCTAAAGGCCACAAGCTCAACTAAAGCTCCATTTGCAAAGTTAAATTATTCTTGGCTTCACTCCCTCTATAAGAAGATTCACTCGAGTGCAAAGCAGGCAAGCCTGAGGGTCAAAACCTTTCTGTGCCATGCATCCTCTGTGGataatttataaaaacatttacttGTTTCACATATCACtattatcactaatcttggacaacTTTATCTATGGTACGGTTaggattttttttcacttttcttttaccGATTGGATGGTGACtaccttcattattattattattatttatttcttagcagacacccttatccacagcaatttacaattgttacaagagatcacattatttttacatacaattacattatgttttacacgttatttttacatacaattacccatttatacagttgggtttttactggagcaatctaggtaaagtaccttgctcaagggtacagcagcagtgtcccccacctgggattgaacccacgaccctccggtcaagagtccagagccctaaccacaatgTGAACAGGTCAAGTAATACAGTTTATTACAGGTGTTCTACAATGCATTAACATGTTTATGCTGCAATCCTCACAGCTACCAGGAACAAACACAATGCAAAACTGATACAAAAATGAGCTTTTACTACATTCAGTATTACAGCGTTGTGCCACCATTTGCCTGTGCTTACCTGGCCATTCTTTTGCATCAGGGTCCAGAGGTCAAGGACCTCAGTCCCACACTCTGCAGCTACCTGAACACAGGCTTGGGCATACTGTCCAGCAACGGCATTGAGACGGTTCAGAGCACACCCTAAACCAGGGGAAACAGAGTTATACCAGGTTTACAGAAAacaatgatttattttcattcaAATGTGGGCTTGCTTATGCTTTTTTGGTAAACTTGCAAATACTCTGAATTCAActgagtttttaaaaatgtattacagtgTTACGTTATGCAAACTGAATCCCCCTTGTATTCTGTGATACATAACAGCTGCACTTCAATGATGGAAGTCAGTTTTAGTCACAGTGGCAGCAGATCTGACAGGACTGATCATGGGTATTCAGTTGGCAAGTGCTTCTTTATCCAGtacacaaattactgtatttcACAAGGAACCGCCTCAAAATGAATGGCTCAAAATTTCCACCCCCAAATTCCCTGAAGGGATTATAAAGCAGCAATCATTTCTAAATTGCCACTTATCCCTCCACAACAATTAGTAGCTTGCAGATAATAAACCAGAGCTGGTATATTTGCATGTAAGTTGAACATTTCTTTCACCTTTCACAATGCACTCCTTTTCCCAAGCTGCCTCGTCCAGAGGGGGTGATGTTATTAGAATAACTTTCTCTTCCGGGATACTGACAGTCTTCAAATACTGGACCATGCTCTTAAGGTTCAGAGCATACTCTTCAATAGGGATGTGTTGCTGTGGGTtcttttctgtaaaaaataaatgccaaCAACTTTTAGTGTCACCTTGACCTTTAAGGCACTAAACAGTTTTAATAGTTTTAAGGGAACAGACACAATTAACAAATACAATATGGTATTAATAAACATTTCTAGACTTTAACAATAGTCtagaaaaatgtaatgaatatcAAGCTTTATTCAGTTAAGGATGTGTTACTTGAAGACAAACGATACGTATTTAAAGCTGCTGTGTTCAATTTTGAACTTTAATACAATTGCCTGGTATTTGTTCACTGCATTCTTCACAAGTTTAGCCTTCTGGGCATTACTTTAGAAACCTGACAATCAAGTCTGTTGAAAGGATTGCCACAAAGTCTCTCTGTGAGTCAAGGTAGGCCAGGTGTTGTTGTACCTGCTgtgtaatgttattatttatttatttcttagcagacgcccttatccagggcgatgtCTTGGGAATTTGTGTTTTTGCCGTACACAGTTCTCACTTTACAAGAAACATCTATAGAGCTgcgtgacagagacagaatgattcttggtgataaatctcctgACCGGTGAGGGCGCtatgtaaaaggaacagagtgccctggattggatggccagacaattcattcccagggttagaaggaagtcagtcatctagaaagggtgcggagctacgatacactaaatcatcgacccgtaAGGGAAACAACGACACAGactggaggagcagttgcactagttaaccaaggggtcatgattgacggtacaaaaagggggcgtagcaaagtgatctgttcctttgcatggTTAAAGCTGAACCGGAAAGagactgtgtattgtaatcatgagtgttttgtttgtttagttttgtcgtgtctaaagaacCACTTGTTTGTTGCTATTAGACGGCTGAACACGatctgtcgccaaaggccagcacttacccagacatcactgcacattatttcacgaataactgtatttacaccacaagcactatagcacgcactgtggacttgtgtttgtgttacgtgtgggtgtttaaatatcgggactattatttcaggaccaacccgtggattaacaacagtgcaatacacgtcgctgtattgcctgttctcattgttattgtttactgacgttttgtcatcagactttacaaataaaatataattgcatctggattaccgttgtctgtctgttcattaatcactgctgcattcctgcacctgcacactgttaaccactttgccacaagctgtCACCGTGGGCTTTCAGGTGTTAACTGCACCTCTACAATACATATCCATCCGGGAAACATGATCTATTAGTTGATCTGGAGTTGTTTTGTGACTCTCATGCCTGCTCCCTCTCACCAATACTGTCTATTATCATCTCAAGAACACTGTTTAAGACAGCTTGCTTACTAACTCGTACCACACCTCGACAGCGCATTACCCCACTGTACGCCTCCAGACAAGaggaaaactgtttttaaaaccttGCTCCTCAATACTATGCCGTTGTTGGATGCTGGCCAACCTGTTATTCTCATAGTTCAATTCAAAGTTTGTCACCTTGTAATTTGTCACTAAAACACttaaagaaacacaaacagaTGCACAGTAAAATTCAATACTACCTTTCAAGGCACAGTCATTTGCTCCGAAGAAGATGGTGACTGCTGCGATGTTCTGTGTGTCCATGTTCTCCCGGTTGATAACCCGTGGCAGAATAATCTTAGCCCATTCGCTATTATACCCCGACAGACCACGATTTATTACATCGCATTTCcttcgaaaaaaataaatataaatccaAAATCCAGTTGCAAAATTCTGCAACTTTGCATAAGAAACATATCTCTTTAGTGTATACCTgactgtaaaaatatgtaaaacaccAGGGAGGGGGTGTAGAACAATCAAcagactaaaataaaaataaaaaaatgaataaataaaacttcTCTTTGATGGTTAACTGACCCTGTTTCATATAACAGCACCACCTTGTATTGTGTACATAATGGATGCTTTACGACCCTCTCCCACCCAAAGAGCAACTGTACAAATAATTTATAGTCTGTGTCCAAAATTGACAAATATAATTTGTTAATTTCAGAAAACAGCAGTCCTGTAGCACAACAAGTAATGTCTACGAAGCAGTTTTGTGTGACTTTGTAATGTGACCACTCGTGTGTCATCTCAGGTGTGCAATTCCAAATATACTTTCAGaacagtgcagggatggaaatgagactcccttTAAATAGAGTTTGAGCTATTCCTGGtgtcactgtgagtttaataataatacacactgtggctaatcaagcgtgTAGTAAactctggaatgggtgaaactgctatgcagtagggtcTTACAGCAGTGGAAAAAGGAAACACAAGTAGATGGAATGGACTAGACTGTGAAAAACTCACCGAGCTAGCCTACTTGATATGGCAGACCCCCATCCGAAATGTtcaaaagaaaactacatttattaaaaaaacaaacaaacaaaaaaaaacaataaataatactgtgACTGCCAAATACAGTTAACTCCTTTAGAGAAACTATGAATGCTGTCTGAAGAGTTTCGTTCAATGGACATCGGAAAACGAGCACCAATAGTTAATATTGTTAAACGGTATAACGAATTGCTCTCTGACGCGGTCAATCGCCTAGGAGCACTGTCGTACCAATGCTCTCAAACACCGTAAACAGGCCTTGCCGCATTTTCACTTTTACATAAGAAAATTATTCCAAAACCTAAGGTTGGCATGTTGTTTAGGTGGCTATTTATTGCCATTACGTACTACAGCAGTTATATTTACATATTAGATTCGATATTAATTACGTTTGTTCATTTGTTCTTCCTACCTGTGTGATAGAGTCGCCATAAAGAATGACCTTGGGCCATACAATGCTCTTAACGCTCGACATTGTTGACAAACTAATCTATGCCGACAGCTCGGGCACAGCGGCTTTTCCACGCCCCTCTCGGAGCCACAGAGCCTCTTGTGTTCAAACCGAAAATGACAAGAGTAACATTTGTCAACTTCTGTGTCTGAACGAaccatttacaaaaatgttttaagttCACCCTAAAATTGATGataaacaataaaatgcaataaataaataagataatgTAAGCCATGTTTAACATGTAAAACGCtgtaacatattttatattgCGAACAAAACATCAACAAAAGATATGCAATAATGGGGCTGTAacctacagtgccgtgaaaaagtatttgccccgtttgattttctgcattttttttatatttttgacactgaatattATCAgaaaccaaaacctaatattagataaaagggaccctgagtgaacaaataacacaaaaatgtgatacatatttcatttatttattaaagaaagtcatgcaacacccaatgcccccatgtgaaaaagtaatcacccccttagactcaataactggttacgccacctttagcagcaataactgcaaccaaacgcttcctgtagttattgattagtctctcacagcgccgtggaggaattttggcccactcctccatgcagaaccgATTCAACTCAGTGACttttgtgggttttcaagcatgaactgctaGTTTCAGGTCCTGAATTGATGGGTGTGATCTCCACAGCTATACACAACACTGCAGTAAGATCTACTGCATATAGAAATATTACGACTTCTCATGTGCGTCTGTTTCTAAATTAAATTTATGATGTCTCCTGCAACTGTGCAACTAGGGAAACTTCTGCCAGCTCCAGGCTGCACAGCACTGCGCTCAGGTTTAACCCAGGGCCATTACAGTAAACAGCCTTTCCTgctgcaaacaaaaaaactcaaataaaaaGCCCACCAAAATCAGATTTCATGTGCTGGCAAGTATTTTGTTGGTTTAAAAATTACACAGTATTTCTGTCATGTAACAAGAACCTAGATCTTTCCaatagtctgtgtgtgtgtggaggtcaTCCTTAAACCTACTGTAGCAGGTAGTCTAATGAAGGT
This sequence is a window from Acipenser ruthenus chromosome 6, fAciRut3.2 maternal haplotype, whole genome shotgun sequence. Protein-coding genes within it:
- the iah1 gene encoding isoamyl acetate-hydrolyzing esterase 1 homolog isoform X1, which gives rise to MSSVKSIVWPKVILYGDSITQFSFEHFGWGSAISSRLARKCDVINRGLSGYNSEWAKIILPRVINRENMDTQNIAAVTIFFGANDCALKEKNPQQHIPIEEYALNLKSMVQYLKTVSIPEEKVILITSPPLDEAAWEKECIVKGCALNRLNAVAGQYAQACVQVAAECGTEVLDLWTLMQKNGQEFSSYLSDGLHLSDKGNEFVALHLWRLLEKRVASLPLILPYWADVDPLSPETSLLKDSGQEK
- the iah1 gene encoding isoamyl acetate-hydrolyzing esterase 1 homolog isoform X2 produces the protein MATLSHRKCDVINRGLSGYNSEWAKIILPRVINRENMDTQNIAAVTIFFGANDCALKEKNPQQHIPIEEYALNLKSMVQYLKTVSIPEEKVILITSPPLDEAAWEKECIVKGCALNRLNAVAGQYAQACVQVAAECGTEVLDLWTLMQKNGQEFSSYLSDGLHLSDKGNEFVALHLWRLLEKRVASLPLILPYWADVDPLSPETSLLKDSGQEK